One segment of Podospora pseudopauciseta strain CBS 411.78 chromosome 5 map unlocalized CBS411.78m_5.2, whole genome shotgun sequence DNA contains the following:
- a CDS encoding uncharacterized protein (EggNog:ENOG503PQKA): MYSESKDRVAHRGNSPFVLGAMSSALVETNNETQVQPYTPAEQAANRYATPKFQGQNTTSYSVMVESHNEEPLHQRLSTAQDTPHDKGPKFLDWVQFEEATLPPRETARKSRLEKIFSPLNSVKAELPGHISIEGFGGIAETTHNLFRSVKKDDFMRSERIIHLPKSAVDKASKRELERLENELFDLTKYNGDSCDYLTVVTWAEEGMSGTVTLFKVIFEGEDEIVGLQPVAAMQNVPNPVLVKMRTHERIQRKAVFVPADKEAETFKWTATSAHSRGRKPSYVRLEGGNSDDRRPVSPALRDLRSTSHSRSHSRHGALADADGVRATVPQFVALMHGHRALLEEVESSSTRQVITADGEALPAVTLLKRPRSNPHEGDSVHVAVLVPDQAAWADREMLWIGEGILELRKRKYWGLIERPRSRSRNRSRSRSRSRSRDQSQSRMPETHSRHSSGDHARRRSRSRSRSRSRSHYGHDSRSRSRHLALDSFL, encoded by the coding sequence ATGTACTCCGAATCCAAAGACCGCGTTGCACATCGCGGAAACTCGCCGTTTGTCCTCGGCGCTATGTCGTCGGCCCTTGTTGAGACCAACAATGAAACGCAGGTTCAACCATACACACCCGCAGAGCAGGCAGCGAACAGATATGCCACGCCAAAGTTCCAGGGTCAAAACACCACCTCTTATTCTGTCATGGTCGAATCTCACAACGAGGAGCCGCTTCACCAGCGACTCTCCACAGCCCAAGATACTCCCCACGACAAGGGCCCGAAATTTCTCGACTGGGTGCAATTCGAAGAAGCTACTCTTCCTCCGCGAGAAACCGCCCGAAAGTCCCGTCTCGAAAAGATATTCTCCCCGCTCAACTCGGTCAAAGCCGAACTCCCTGGCCACATCAGCATTGAAGGCTTCGGTGGCATCGCCGAGACGACTCACAACCTCTTCCGCTCTGTCAAAAAAGACGATTTCATGCGATCTGAGCgcatcatccacctccccaaatcGGCCGTCGATAAGGCATCCAAACGGGAGCTTGAAAGACTGGAGAATGAGCTCTTTGACCTGACAAAGTACAACGGGGATAGCTGTGACTACCTAACCGTTGTCACTTGGGCCGAGGAGGGGATGTCGGGCACCGTTACCCTCTTTAAAGTCATTTTCGAGGGCGAAGACGAGATAGTTGGGCTCCAGCCTGTAGCGGCGATGCAAAACGTCCCCAACCCCGTGCTGGTGAAAATGAGAACCCACGAGAGGATCCAGAGAAAAGCGGTATTTGTACCAGCTGACAAGGAAGCGGAAACGTTCAAATGGACGGCAACTTCGGCGCATTCGAGGGGGAGAAAGCCGTCTTATGTCAGGCTTGAAGGTGGCAACAGTGACGACCGACGGCCCGTTTCACCTGCATTGAGGGATCTTCGATCAACCAGCCATAGCCGAAGCCATAGCCGTCATGGTGCGCTGGCGGACGCAGATGGGGTTCGTGCTACAGTACCGCAATTTGTAGCTTTGATGCACGGACATAGAGCCTTGTTGGAGGAAGTCGAGTCGAGCAGCACGAGGCAGGTGATAACAGCAGACGGTGAGGCTCTGCCAGCTGTCACTCTGCTCAAACGCCCACGATCGAACCCGCACGAGGGAGACAGTGTGCATGTGGCTGTTTTGGTTCCAGATCAGGCTGCCTGGGCTGACAGGGAGATGCTCTGGATCGGTGAGGGTATTCTGGAGCTgcggaaaagaaaatactGGGGCCTCATTGAGCGGCCGAGAAGCCGGAGCAGGAAtagaagcagaagcaggagcAGAAGTAGAAGTCGGGACCAAAGTCAAAGTCGAATGCCAGAAACCCATTCACGCCATTCCAGTGGGGATCACGCCCGTCGGCGAAGTCGTAGCCGCAGCCGCAGTCGGAGCCGAAGTCACTATGGTCACGACTCGAGGAGTCGTAGCAGACACCTTGCACTGGACTCTTTTCTATAG
- a CDS encoding uncharacterized protein (COG:S; EggNog:ENOG503PA1Q) translates to MPTISSTNPEFIEAEPLLSLEDEQAADAIYYQHTRSKPAQQPPQWHRIIARFQVQSSGSIILLLSLLTFAIVTSGMMYMIPMFRLLEDAFCHLYYDKDPSESIDEHMCKVDGVQKELALLGGISAMINSLVGVVAALPYGVLADRIGRKSTFALAYVGIVIGFGWGPLLLFFGVAPNMYLVVMGCLFFLIGGGVPVAMNSLNAMASDVSTESDRAIGFLYLSFGAVSGTLVGPFLAGILMQTIGPWCPIALVFALTPFIFGALLFLPETLPVQLKEAAQRGRQPLSKKLRHAMNEFGVSLSLLKNRQLLSSLALFLIQPAIFAAYSTTLAQHVSKYFGWTLAETSYLLTPPLGILHLVVLVVLPRVGKLITDPTGRYGVSIFAKDLVLTRVSLALMATGALVQGFSRGIAVFLIGLTIHTLGSGSAPLGRAISTAYVDPQHTSRLYAVISMLETGGALIGGPVLAWCFNVGMKKSGFWIGLPWFYVASLVAVAIGAVMFVTKPSMELRSGVPEETGGLHYHSAGEEEC, encoded by the exons ATGCCGACCATTAGCAGCACCAATCCCGAGTTCATCGAAGCAGAGCCCTTGCTGAGTCTTGAAGATGAGCAGGCAGCCGATGCTATCTACTATCAACACACACGCTCAAAGCCGGCACAGCAGCCCCCACAATGGCACAGAATCATAGCGCGTTTCCAGGTCCAAAGCTCCGGTAGCATCATCTTGCTGCTGTCCCTGCTCACGTTTGCCATTGTCACCAGCGGCATGATGTACATGATTCCGATGTTCCGTCTTCTCGAAGATGCTTTTTGCCACCTTTATTACGACAAAGACCCTTCCGAGTCTATCGACGAGCACATGTGCAAAGTCGACGGTGTGCAGAAGGAGCTTGCTTTGCTTGGTGGTATCTCAGCCATGATCAATTCgctggttggtgttgtggcGGCTTTGCCATATGGTGTTCTCGCCGATCG AATTGGCCGTAAGTCTACATTCGCCCTCGCCTATGTTGGCATCGTCATTGGATTTGGATGGGGGCCACTCTTACTGTTCTTTGGGGTGGCACCCAACATGTACCTCGTCGTGATGGGCTGTCTATTCTTTCTAATCGGCGGAGGCGTCCCCGTCGCCATGAACTCGCTCAATGCAATGGCATCCGACGTCAGTACAGAAAGTGATAG AGCTATCGGCTTCTTATATCTTTCCTTTGGCGCTGTGTCAGGAACCTTGGTAGGCCCGTTCCTGGCCGGAATTCTCATGCAAACCATCGGTCCTTGGTGTCCCATTGCCCTCGTCTTTGCTCTCACTCCCTTCATCTTCGGCGCCTTGCTCTTCCTTCCCGAAACCTTGCCCGTCCAGCTGAAAGAAGCGGCACAACGAGGACGACAGCCACTCTCGAAAAAGCTCCGACACGCGATGAACGAGTTTGGGGTTTCTTTGTCCCTGCTGAAGAATAGGCAGCTTTTGAGCTCTTTGGCACTCTTCCTCATACAGCCTGCCATCTTTGCTGCGTATTCGACAACCCTTGCCCAGCATGTCAGTAAATACTTTGGCTGGACGCTGGCCGAGACCAGTTACCTGCTTACGCCCCCACTGGGCATCCTTCACTTGGTTGTCCTGGTTGTGCTGCCTCGTGTAGGAAAGCTGATTACCGATCCGACGGGCAGATATGGGGTTTCCATCTTCGCAAAGGATCTCGTGCTGACAAGGGTGTCACTGGCTCTCATGGCGACAGGAGCTCTCGTCCAGGGGTTCAGCAGAGGAATAGCAGTGTTCCTCATTGGCCTGACCATTCATACCCTTGGGTCGGGCAGCGCGCCACTTGGCCGGGCTATTTCGACGGCTTATGTTGACCCCCAGCACACGTCGAGGCTGTACGCCGTGATTAGCATGCTCGAGACTGGCGGCGCGCTGATAGGCGGACCAGTACTAGCTTGGTGCTTCAATGTAGGCATGAAAAAGTCGGGATTCTGGATCGGGCTGCCGTGGTTTTATGTCGCTAGTCTTGTCGCTGTTGCCATCGGGGCAGTGATGTTTGTCACCAAACCAAGCATGGAGCTGAGGTCGGGAGTGCCCGAAGAGACTGGGGGTTTGCATTATCATTCtgctggcgaggaagagTGTTAG
- a CDS encoding uncharacterized protein (COG:S; EggNog:ENOG503NXK2) translates to MTPLSEFIFLSVLGSIFTLIVSTPWRPWLMKRLSQHTIPSFNLFKGFTRSGIVFSDSTNTCNSTCAFNKQKLDTIHDLSDCHEVASSFSTLVQQDGAGCWPPRSNHNEKIWPACLQAYKDIYHEMAPLLPAENASLDDNINERRIFEFRTRFAQLLSQKVDLAEVQRLLQAADAGRWDVFPRDAYNGFYCCVAWCRHAYRWASIPVVRLAQLEKSIALPMELVIPWNSMQSHFGLDSESGNNMSNLVLNFNPAGGYALKINTGLSTLIQSSEEEFARIFQEVEVLGVPIYCSIVESIVTYARGDKESCLEHVRDIKGQLRPLLSSYYDRVHDAKIARSVWLSRVQGFYAWGVGHQNNTNGEWEKFDGLSGNQVLLFQALDAFLGLEAYLPKLIQERNVPLLQRRFCKVVKKHTFRDQLADEGVDGKIKKEFEDIVKRLRVFRSAHRTRAKVYLTQSAPERLPMTAGKSLLKDDMDQSLLFLDQFMVGRLQQTV, encoded by the exons ATGACTCCGCTCTCAGAGTTTATCTTCCTCTCCGTTCTTGGGAGCATCTTTACGCTCATAGTGTCTACGCCATGGAGGCCATGGCTCATGAAGCGCCTGTCTCAGCACACCATTCCGTCCTTCAATCTTTTCAAAGGATTCACTCGATCCGGCATAGTCTTTTCAGATTCGACGAACACCTGCAATTCAACATGCGCCTTCAATAAACAGAAGCTCGACACCATCCACGACCTGTCTGACTGCCACGAAGTCGCCTCATCATTCTCCACCCTTGTTCAGCAGGATGGAGCTGGTTGCTGGCCTCCGAGATCCAACCACAATGAAAAGATATGGCCCGCATGCCTCCAGGCATATAAAGACATCTACCATGAGATGGCTCCCCTCCTACCAGCGGAGAATGCATCTCTTgacgacaacatcaacgaAAGGCGCATATTCGAGTTCAGGACACGCTTCGCTCAGCTTTTGAGTCAAAAGGTTGACCTGGCTGAAGTTCAGAGACTGCTACAAGCGGCCGATGCTGGAAGATGGGATGTCTTCCCCAGGGATGCTTACAATGGGTTTTACTGCTGTGTGGCTTGGTGTAGACATGCTTATAG ATGGGCAAGCATCCCAGTAGTCCGCCTCGCCCAACTCGAAAAGTCCATTGCCCTCCCCATGGAACTCGTCATACCCTGGAACTCCATGCAGTCGCACTTTGGTCTCGATTCCGAATCCGGAAACAACATGTCTAACCTGGTTCTCAACTTCAACCCAGCTGGAGGCTACGCCCTCAAGATCAATACCGGCCTCTCGACTCTTATTCAGTCCTCAGAGGAGGAATTCGCCCGCATCTTTCAGGAGGTCGAAGTGCTAGGTGTACCAATCTACTGCTCCATTGTCGAAAGTATCGTGACATACGCCCGGGGTGACAAGGAGTCTTGTCTCGAACATGTCCGTGACATCAAAGGCCAGCTACGCCCTTTGCTAAGCAGCTATTACGACCGAGTTCACGACGCCAAGATTGCGAGATCAGTGTGGCTGAGCCGCGTTCAAGGGTTTTATGCCTGGGGCGTGGGACACCAGAATAACACCAATGGAGAGTGGGAGAAGTTTGATGGGCTGAGTGGAAATCAGGTCTTGCTGTTCCAAGCCCTGGATGCGTTTTTGGGATTGGAGGCGTACCTGCCCAAGCTGATCCAGGAAAGAAATGTCCCTCTCTTGCAGAGAAGATTCTGCAAAGTGGTCAAGAAGCATACCTTTAGGGACCAGTTGGCagatgagggggttgatggaaagatcaagaaggagttCGAGGATATTGTCAAAAGGCTGAGG GTCTTTCGATCTGCGCACCGTACCAGAGCCAAGGTGTATCTCACACAGTCAGCACCCGAGAGATTGCCCATGACAGCGGGCAAGTCGCTGCTCAAGGATGATATGGACCAGAGCTTGCTGTTTTTGGATCAGTTCATGGTCGGCAGGTTGCAACAGACGGTATAG
- a CDS encoding uncharacterized protein (COG:Q; EggNog:ENOG503P47N), which translates to MSPGRTLLVLGSGPGIGRSVATLFASKRYNNVVLIARRAEQLEQEKKAVLSTVSSQINVRTYAVDVTHTHSLLQALDDADAAFGKPDVVFYNAARVLPSALLTHPLEDVEYDFKINVSALYIVSQRYIPHLVSLAKADASSRPALIVTSSALPYHPIPQLFNLSLAKAAQRNLVQSLNLSYTPEGVHIGVINVAGQVAPEDEVRNPTRIAAKTWEWFRGAKDKPNFEVVI; encoded by the exons ATGTCTCCTGGCAGAACTCTCCTCGTGCTTGGCTCTGGGCCTGGTATTGGCCGGTCGGTGGCCACGCTGTTTGCCTCGAAGCGGTACAACAATGTGGTCCTGATTGCCAGACGCGCCGAGCAACTcgaacaagagaaaaaagccGTCCTGAGCACTGTCAGCAGCCAGATAAATGTGAGGACATACGCGGTCGATGTCACACACACgcactccctcctccaagcaCTCGACGACGCCGATGCCGCCTTTGGCAAGCCTGATGTGGTGTTTTATAACGCCGCTCGTGTTCTCCCATCGGCGCTATTGACCCATCCCCTCGAGGATGTCGAGTACGACTTCAAG ATCAATGTCAGCGCTCTGTACATTGTCTCACAGCGGTATATACCACACCTTGTGTCGCTGGCCAAAGCGGATGCTTCAAGCCGGCCTGCGCTCATCGTGACGAGCTCTGCCCTGCCGTATCACCCAATCCCTCAGCTCTTCAACCTGTCCTTGGCCAAGGCCGCTCAGAGGAATCTTGTGCAAAGCTTGAATCTGTCGTATACACCCGAGGGCGTGCATATTGGTGTGATCAACGTTGCTGGTCAGGTTGCGCCGGAGGACGAAGTGAGAAATCCTACTCGCATCGCGGCCAAGACCTGGGAGTGGTTTCGGGGAGCAAAGGACAAGCCGAATTTTGAAGTCGTGATTTAG
- a CDS encoding uncharacterized protein (EggNog:ENOG503P1X9): MSNSGAWGEAPPGVNLAENQNGDIIGSVVGIMVLGLSSVVLRLFTRLINKGPGLAADDYVILFAAVMGIGTAVCCLISVPWGGGKHLWVVTHEEFTKLYQTTYAFVIVYITCISATKVSILLFYRRVFGTNVIWYIVFGFTCAHWAEVTITWLAGCRPIDYYWRQYTDPTATGSCIDAPLFYFCNGIIGLVIDVAILLVPIPTVWKLNMPTTKKVFVGGILLLGGFVCVASAIRIVMMDQLVKSPDFTWAMSKVFIWSCCEPFIGIVCACLPTYAPLVRRWWRGELSGYPDTPKVYLSDKPSPSKAGHKISGRKHHGGLDATLRGDDEIELTVDISGEPGHHLPGHQRQGDSRDSSKTCVNGKSSPEDSYQNEIMVRKDFSWSSSV, from the exons ATGTCGAACTCGGGAGCGTGGGGCGAGGCGCCGCCCGGCGTGAACCTGGCGGAAAATCAGAACGGGGATATTATCGGCTCAGTCGTCGGCATCATGGTCCTCGGGCTCAGCTCCGTCGTTTTGCGGCTTTTTACACGGCTGATAAACAAGGGGCCGGGTCTGGCTGCCGACGACTATGTTATTCTTTTTGCAGCG GTTATGGGCATTGGAACGGCGGTGTGTTGCCTCATCAGTGTTCCCTGGGGTGGCGGAAAGCATCTTTGGGTGGTCACCCATGAGGAGTTCACCAAGCTGTACCAAACCACCTACGCCTTCGTCATCGTTTACATCACTTGCATCTCGGCAACCAAAGTCTCCATCTTGCTATTTTACCGCCGTGTGTTTGGGACAAATGTGATTTGGTACATCGTCTTTGGCTTCACCTGTGCCCATTGGGCAGAAGTGACCATCACATGGCTCGCAGGGTGCAGGCCCATCGACTACTACTGGCGTCAGTATACCGACCCAACGGCCACGGGATCATGTATCGACGCACCGTTGTTTTACTTTTGCAACGGCATCATCGGATTGGTGATTGATGTGGCCATTCTTTTGGTGCCGATTCCCACAG TTTGGAAGCTCAAcatgcccaccaccaaaaaggtGTTTGTAGGCGGaatccttctcctcggcggctT TGTGTGCGTGGCCTCGGCCATCCGAATCGTCATGATGGACCAGCTCGTCAAGTCCCCAGACTTCACGTGGGCCATGTCCAAAGTCTTCATCTGGTCCTGCTGCGAGCCATTCATCGGCATTGTCTGCGCTTGCCTCCCCACCTATGCACCCTTGGTCAGAcgctggtggaggggtgaGCTGTCGGGATACCCGGACACGCCCAAAGTGTACCTGTCGGATAAGCCCAGTCCGTCCAAGGCTGGCCACAAGATCAGCGGTAGGAAGCACCACGGGGGGCTGGATGCAACTCTGCGAGGGGACGACGAAATCGAACTGACGGTGGACATCTCGGGCGAGCCGGGGCATCATCTACCGGGACACCAGCGACAGGGTGACTCGAGAGACTCGTCAAAGACTTGTGTAAACGGGAAGAGCAGTCCAGAGGACTCATATCAGAACGAGATCATGGTGAGGAAGGATTTTTCATGGAGCAGCAGTGTCTAG
- a CDS encoding uncharacterized protein (COG:U; EggNog:ENOG503NU0V) has translation MATKTTTVTELHTISFDPSTTNSGATSRKSQSRDATVVASDSEPEASPISPKSRPALLPKGRAIIVTTQLCGLLFFSSFCNGIIVIALPAMHSELGLQESLLVWPTSSYYLTAGSCLLLAGSIADVVGVKKVNLVGSFLSSIFALACGLAQTEGQIIAFRALQGITNAIIAPSAISIISNSVAEGRPRNMGFACLGFSQPLGFSLGLVLTGVMTDTVGWRPAFYLVAACSIVLFTIGIWSLPQDIHSSGSQSVLRRLGGEIDWIGVGLASMGLAMFSYVLASLSANIQDIRQAVTIVLLVISVFSVPSFVGWMHYQTRKNRTALIPNSLWRSGVFTSACVMVMLTNALINCMELYSSLFFQTIQGQSALTASLQVLPSLVAGIITSILTGIFVNRMPVFWTVLITTIVSTVSALLMALVRTDQVYWENAFVAQILSPISCDLLFTVGLLIISDVFPKHMQALGGAVFNTCAQLGVAIGLSVTQVVASSVTNNSQFDNKSSPEALMEGYRVAFWIMFGWMVFVCGVCAVGLRRVGAIGVKRD, from the exons ATGGCGACCAAAACGACCACCGTGACCGAGTTGCACACCATCTCGTtcgacccctccaccacaaacTCGGGCGCGACTTCACGGAAAAGCCAGAGCCGCGATGCAACAGTCGTGGCTTCTGATTCAGAACCAGAGGCGTCTCCAATCTCGCCCAAGTCAAGGCCGGCTCTGCTGCCCAAAGGCCGCGCCATCATCGTGACCACCCAGCTTTGTGGCCTGCTGTTCTTCAGCAGCTTCTGCAATggcatcatcgtcatcgctcTACCTGCCATGCACTCGGAGCTGGGTCTACAGGAGAGCCTCTTGGTTTGGCCCACCTCGAGTTACTATCTCACGGCCGGTTCCTGTTTGTTGCTGGCCGGCTCCATCGCCGATGTTGTCGGTGTGAAAAAGGTCAACCTCGTTGGCTCTTTCCTCAGTTCCATCTTTGCTCTGGCCTGCGGTCTGGCACAAACTGAAGGTCAAATAATAGCATTCCGGGCCCTTCAGGGCATCACAAACGCCATCATTGCCCCCTCAGCGAtatccatcatctccaataGTGTGGCCGAGGGCCGGCCGCGGAACATGGGGTTTGCATGCCTCGGATTCAGCCAGCCGCTCGGGTTCAGTCTTGGCTTGGTGCTCACGGGGGTCATGACAGACACGGTGGGGTGGCGGCCAGCCTTCTACCTTGTAGCCGCCTGCAGCATAGTTTTGTTTACCATTGGGATATGGTCACTTCCGCAAGACATTCACTCATCCGGTAGCCAATCCGTTCTGAGGCGGCTCGGAGGTGAGATCGACTGGATTGGAGTAGGCTTGGCCAGCATGGGGCTGGCCATGTTTTCATACGTTTTAGC ATCCCTGTCTGCCAACATTCAGGACATTCGTCAGGCTGTCACCATCGTTTTGCTCGTAATTTCTGTCTTTTCTGTTCCATCCTTTGTGGGGTGGATGCACTACCAGACCAGGAAGAACCGCACAGCACTGATCCCGAACTCTCTCTGGCGAAGCGGTGTGTTTACGAGCGCCTGCGTCATGGTTATGCTGACCAACGCTTTGATCAACTGCATGGAGTTGTATAGCAGTCTATT CTTCCAAACCATTCAGGGACAGTCTGCTCTGACGGCGTCCCTTCAAGTGCTTCCCTCTTTGGTAGCCGGGATTATCACCAGCATTCTCACGGGCATATTTGTCAACCGCATGCCTGTATTCTGGAccgtcctcatcaccacaatcGTCAGCACTGTTTCGGCCTTGTTGATGGCCCTGGTCCGTACCGACCAAGTATATTGGGAGAACGCCTTTGTTGCGCAGATCCTCTCACCCATCAGCTGTGACCTTCTCTTTACAGTTGGCCTCCTGATCATTTCGGATGTTTTCCCGAAGCACATGCAGGCTTTAGGCGGCGCAGTGTTCAACACGTGTGCTCAGCTTGGGGTCGCCATTGGGCTAAGTGTGACGCAGGTCGTTGCCTCATCGGTCACAAACAACTCTCAATTTGACAACAAATCATCCCCCGAAGCCCTTATGGAGGGATATAGGGTAGCTTTTTGGATCATGTTTGGTTGGATGGTGTTTGTTTGTGGGGTATGCGCTGTTGGATTGAGACGAGTGGGTGCAATTGGTGTCAAGCGTGACTGA
- a CDS encoding uncharacterized protein (EggNog:ENOG503NXGE), translated as MSDLLPPRATPIPSTGSQLPPRAFRTPLCPALQQRRKSSSKFIPIKGMVHGPPSKGWELQPGHDTSLGFDQETRAWLQELYEAWASNAPISTFSTIRDGLVDQCDHLDTRISTFCSVARIVSSHRSQANREPEWKELLALSHLADRNKREEATKKKRKRAYNENNRLRNLAFIVALWSPDVVFHYAWNCASQVQMNMLRASATSYPDFFNDFLPRLNAVLLQRHRQALLGGRLKTLNEAPLQPHRDFDLVTLASTTVDGKMEDLWVASQDGRVAVDAQATVFLRDIRPGHYAAHLLRRDRFGVLAARGEACLPSSPRHQHTMPLRTSPAEVSTGDDDGPGDAQIAPAQDQLRDTQPSLDVSLNQLENFQEMSSAPSEAMPLFDSMWDWNSADLSYSIDMHDPMCWQSSALFLSPSAMNSFGQHQPLTITSEPTTPSFSSPSRIHSEPSPTSPQSSELEADLYTSAALYLGTAPITGKGLASLEETLHNQYYPTIMPYIDSMLAKEARQEPLETHQDQAPPLEAATKWASMWTQGNAVLPGRAASPMDADVLYLTSNEAIQAAKAHQVFEKPVIIKETFLDSGMHAMLDSLCLLKDELANSVHDRGTSNLRNMTHSHRPLLTMLPRFRLLDYLVERLRLRTSRSASACQQLGSPEVLPEIRTDFNAVTLPHVCFGPSFATMSGVWLRNLEGLKICIFASLSDTDTDPALKSLERSDTQRAFILEQDDILIIPPASRIVYTVYSPVQGIMEGGIFWDSLALSSLLDSTVWIQRRGPGVASKFDEAITFHSRQLLGLLEALRSLMDVHPHLFGDSIVPSLLESLDQALARSDHSREVQ; from the exons ATGTCGGACCTCCTTCCTCCAAGGGCTACACCcataccctcaacaggctCTCAGCTTCCTCCAAGGGCTTTCCGTACGCCTTTATGCCCAGCCCTACAGCAACGCCGCAAAAGCTCATCGAAATTCATACCTATCAAGGGGATGGTGCACGGCCCACCGTCAAA GGGTTGGGAGCTTCAGCCTGGTCATGACACCAGCCTTGGGTTTGATCAGGAGACTCGAGCGTGGCTCCAGGAGCTGTATGAAGCATGGGCTAGCAACGCGCCCATCTCGACATTTTCAACCATTCGCGACGGCCTTGTTGACCAATGTGACCACCTCGACACACGCATCTCTACGTTTTGCTCTGTGGCCAGGATCGTTTCTTCGCATCGATCACAGGCAAATAGAGAACCAGAGTGGAAAGAGCTGCTGGCTTTATCCCACCTGGCAGACAGAAACAAGCGTGAAGAGGCTACCAAAAAGAAGCGAAAACGGGCATACAATGAAAACAACCGTCTACGAAACCTCGCATTTATTGTTGCGCTCTGGTCTCCCGACGTGGTGTTTCACTATGCTTGGAATTGTGCTAGTCAGGTACAAATGAACATGCTCCGAGCGTCTGCAACAAGCTACCCCGACTTCTTCAACGATTTTTTGCCGCGCCTCAATGCTGTGTTATTACAGCGACATCGACAGGCGCTTCTTGGTGGCCGGTTAAAGACGTTGAACGAGGCTCCTCTGCAGCCCCATCGCGACTTTGATCTTGTTACATTGGCTTCGACGACAGTTGATGGAAAAATGGAGGATCTGTGGGTAGCCAGTCAGGATGGCCGTGTCGCCGTGGACGCACAGGCGACAGTCTTCTTGCGTGACATCAGACCCGGTCACTATGCGGCCCATCTTTTGCGAAGGGACCGGTTCGGCGTTCTCGCTGCTCGGGGCGAAGCTTGCCTGCCATCTTCGCCAAGACACCAGCATACCATGCCGCTGAGAACCTCGCCTGCGGAAGTGAGTAcaggcgatgatgatggcccGGGAGATGCTCAGATAGCACCTGCACAAGACCAACTTCGGGACACACAGCCCAGCTTAGACGTGTCGCTAAATCAGCTAGAGAACTTCCAGGAGATGTCCTCTGCGCCCTCAGAAGCGATGCCACTCTTTGACTCGATGTGGGACTGGAACAGCGCAGACCTGTCCTACAGCATCGATATGCACGATCCCATGTGTTGGCAATCTTCAGCCTTGTTCCTTTCGCCCTCAGCAATGAACTCCTTTGGGCAACATCAACCTTTGACCATAACATCAgaacccacaacccccaGCTTTTCAAGCCCATCCCGAATCCATTCGGAACCTagcccaacctcaccacaaTCCAGCGAGTTGGAAGCCGACCTGTACACCTCAGCAGCTCTATATCTTGGAACGGCTCCAATCACAGGAAAAGGCTTGGCCAGCCTGGAGGAAACGCTTCATAACCAATATTACCCTACAATTATGCCTTATATCGACAGCATGCTTGCAAAGGAGGCCCGGCAGGAGCCCCTTGAAACCCACCAAGACCAGGCACCACCGCTGGAGGCAGCCACAAAATGGGCCTCAATGTGGACGCAAGGCAATGCGGTCCTGCCCGGTCGTGCTGCATCTCCCATGGATGCTGATGTGCTCTATCTCACCTCCAACGAAGCTATCCAGGCCGCTAAAGCACACCAAGTGTTCGAAAAGCCAGTGATCATCAAGGAAACCTTTCTAGATTCTGGTATGCACGCGATGCTTGATTCTTTGTGTTTATTGAAGGATGAACTTGCCAACTCTGTTCACGATCGAGGCACCTCCAATCTCAGAAACATGACCCACTCGCATCGACCTTTATTGACCATGCTTCCACGTTTCCGTCTACTAGACTATCTGGTAGAGCGACTCAGACTACGCACTAGCAGGAGTGCCAGTGCATGCCAACAACTTGGAAGCCCCGAGGTTTTGCCTGAGATCAGAACCGACTTCAACGCCGTCACCCTTCCCCATGTTTGCTTTGGGCCATCCTTTGCCACCATGAGTGGGGTTTGGTTGCGTAATCTTGAGGGTCTCAAAATCTGCATCTTTGCCTCTCTTTCTGACACTGATACGGACCCTGCGCTGAAGAGTCTTGAGAGAAGTGATACACAAAGGGCTTTTATTTTGGAGCAAGACGATATACTCATCATACCCCCTGCTTCGAGAATAGTTTACACCGTTTATTCCCCTGTTCAGGGTATCATGGAAGGGGGTATATTTTGGGATAGTCTTGCTCTCAGTAGTCTTTTGGACAGCACAGTGTGGATACAAAGACGTGGACCAGGGGTGGCGTCAAAGTTCGATGAAGCCATCACATTCCACTCTCGACAGCTGCTAGGACTGTTAGAAGCGTTGAGGTCTCTTATGGACGTACATCCCCATTTGTTCGGGGACAGCATTGTACCCAGTCTGTTGGAGAGTTTGGACCAGGCTTTGGCTAGATCTGATCACAGTAGGGAGGTTCAATAA